The Mya arenaria isolate MELC-2E11 chromosome 16, ASM2691426v1 genome includes a window with the following:
- the LOC128221438 gene encoding uncharacterized protein LOC128221438 gives MERLYVCVINSASELVNKSRTISISLEDIKWPHKVKARLEAFKSFEEPLYEELALKQLPDKSLPPGIPRWFKMAKNKRSTESVRSSSKAVRKFEAPQHNESASKKMPDLSR, from the exons ATGGAACGATTATACGTGTGTGTGATCAACAGTGCTTCCGAATTGGTTAACAAATCGCGTACAATTTCCATATCTCTTGAGGATATAAAATGGCCTCACAAAGTCAAAGCGAGGCTGGAAg CCTTCAAATCATTCGAGGAACCACTGTATGAAGAATTGGCATTGAAACAACTGCCGGACAAGTCTTTACCTCCAGG gaTACCTAGATGGTTCAAGATGGCCAAGAACAAGCGATCTACAGAAAGCGTTCGATCTTCTTCAAAGG ccGTCCGAAAATTCGAGGCACCACAGCATAACGAATCAGCATCGAAGAAAATGCCCGACCTATCACGGTGA